In Leptospira saintgironsiae, one genomic interval encodes:
- the murA gene encoding UDP-N-acetylglucosamine 1-carboxyvinyltransferase encodes MSSPYFKIVGKNPLHGTVMPQGNKNEALPILGAVCLVPGEVIIENIPLISDVLMLMDVLRHLGMEVEDKGEGTFLFRNNGQLKSDLPAELCSKIRGAVTLAGPILAKTGRVFLPRPGGDKIGRRRMDTHLLALQALGAQIEVFPDGYEIKGDRLRGTDLLMDEASVTATENAVMAAVLSEGVTILRHAASEPHVQRLCKFLVSAGAKISGIGSNILTIEGVSSLKTPEKSHRIGSDYLEIGSFISLAAVTGGEIFIGDVDLEDIRMIRMVYSRLGIEVRPQDGGILVPTDQKMEIIPDYHGATPKIDDSPWPGFPADMTSVALVTATQCKGTVLIHEKMFESRLFFVDNIISMGAQIILCDPHRAIVIGPNRLYGQKVASPDIRAGMAMIIAALCAEGTSSIHNIVQIDRGFQDIDTRLRSLGAHIERIGEE; translated from the coding sequence ATGAGCTCTCCATACTTCAAAATTGTCGGTAAAAATCCTCTTCACGGAACTGTAATGCCCCAAGGGAATAAAAACGAGGCCTTACCTATTTTAGGTGCTGTCTGTTTAGTTCCTGGCGAAGTAATTATCGAAAATATTCCACTGATCTCCGACGTACTAATGCTCATGGACGTTCTACGCCATTTAGGAATGGAAGTAGAAGATAAGGGAGAAGGAACGTTTTTATTTCGTAATAATGGACAACTAAAATCCGATCTTCCCGCAGAACTATGTTCCAAGATCAGAGGAGCTGTTACGCTTGCAGGTCCAATTCTCGCAAAAACCGGAAGAGTGTTTTTACCAAGACCAGGTGGAGACAAGATCGGGCGGAGAAGAATGGACACTCACCTTCTCGCACTCCAAGCACTTGGCGCTCAGATAGAAGTATTTCCAGACGGTTACGAAATCAAAGGTGATAGACTTAGAGGCACGGACCTTCTTATGGACGAGGCTTCTGTTACTGCTACTGAAAACGCAGTCATGGCGGCGGTACTTTCAGAAGGAGTTACAATCTTACGTCATGCAGCAAGTGAACCTCATGTGCAAAGGCTTTGTAAATTTTTAGTTTCTGCTGGTGCAAAAATTTCTGGGATCGGTTCTAATATCCTAACTATCGAAGGTGTAAGCTCTTTAAAAACTCCTGAAAAATCTCATAGGATCGGATCTGATTATTTAGAGATCGGAAGTTTTATCAGTTTAGCTGCAGTCACTGGCGGAGAAATTTTTATCGGAGATGTGGACCTGGAAGATATCCGGATGATCCGCATGGTATATTCTCGCTTAGGAATAGAAGTTCGTCCTCAAGATGGAGGCATCTTAGTTCCTACTGACCAAAAAATGGAAATCATTCCTGATTATCATGGAGCCACTCCTAAAATAGATGATTCTCCTTGGCCTGGTTTCCCTGCGGATATGACTTCTGTTGCGTTAGTCACTGCTACACAATGTAAAGGAACTGTTCTCATTCACGAAAAAATGTTCGAATCTAGATTATTCTTCGTAGATAATATAATCTCAATGGGCGCTCAAATTATTCTCTGCGATCCCCATAGGGCGATCGTGATCGGACCTAATCGTCTTTATGGACAAAAAGTAGCAAGTCCAGATATCAGAGCTGGAATGGCAATGATCATCGCGGCGCTTTGTGCAGAAGGTACAAGCTCTATCCATAATATCGTTCAGATAGACAGAGGATTCCAAGACATAGATACTAGACTTAGATCTCTAGGCGCTCATATTGAGAGGATAGGTGAAGAATGA
- a CDS encoding 4Fe-4S dicluster domain-containing protein, with product MNRKDFFRKGLAKAFSVMEEGVNEISETWKTAVEEDKKAEPKEAPPKKTQIKVPKPKTVKSKFKGFRNLQFPPGADAKGKRFFSKCTACSDCIYACPYSVLFPVPDDKTGKHFPHMDVNLNACMLCKDYPCISACETGALLPYKENQSPKFGKAKGFFQHCINSRTGEKTCETCSITCPIPNVVQFKGNKPNFSNDCVGCGLCVSSCPTFPKAIQVQ from the coding sequence ATGAACCGAAAAGACTTCTTCCGGAAAGGCTTAGCAAAAGCTTTTTCCGTAATGGAAGAAGGCGTTAATGAAATTTCGGAAACCTGGAAAACTGCTGTAGAGGAAGATAAAAAAGCAGAACCAAAAGAGGCCCCGCCTAAAAAAACTCAGATCAAGGTTCCTAAACCTAAAACAGTTAAAAGTAAATTTAAAGGTTTTAGAAATTTACAATTTCCTCCCGGAGCGGACGCAAAAGGAAAACGATTCTTTTCCAAATGTACTGCTTGCAGTGATTGTATATATGCATGTCCTTATTCGGTTCTGTTTCCAGTTCCTGACGATAAGACCGGTAAACATTTTCCTCATATGGATGTGAATCTGAATGCATGTATGTTATGCAAAGATTATCCATGTATCTCAGCTTGCGAGACCGGCGCTCTTTTACCTTATAAAGAAAATCAATCTCCTAAATTCGGAAAGGCAAAAGGTTTCTTCCAACATTGTATCAATTCCAGAACTGGAGAGAAAACCTGCGAGACTTGTTCCATTACTTGTCCGATCCCAAATGTAGTTCAGTTCAAAGGAAACAAGCCCAACTTTTCGAATGATTGTGTAGGCTGCGGCTTGTGTGTTTCTTCTTGTCCTACATTTCCTAAGGCAATTCAAGTACAATGA
- a CDS encoding SpoIID/LytB domain-containing protein, with amino-acid sequence MSRLSKLSGLVFLFLFSNSLISDPIPNKLKIGILSKYYPDTVRVIAKGSRIQYSGKNSLEKDKTVLVRAEEDQIRIIDGAKNSRSEHILFSGGEYELEVPKDQSPKKYRGDLEISSAKGKLKLILTVPLEEYVQIGMASEFGDLFYPKNEKNLNPNWKQEYSIVASSMIRSYALANLGRHSKDGHDLCDLTHCLQFSGKLKKENINFSPSKKVILQDKGGKVLETFFHSTCGGNLSSPSVLWKNFKNPQYYRSGSDTRGGDIQCKNSPYFSWETFISKEELESALETKQIIELDPKYSESRVISLEYKDNSGKKNIQASEFLSKIGKKLGWNKTKSNDFKIETSARGFYFKGKGFGHGIGLCQYGAREMAFQGAKSEEILRFYFPGAELRQIP; translated from the coding sequence ATGAGTCGCCTTTCCAAACTTTCAGGTTTGGTATTTCTATTTTTATTCTCTAATTCTTTAATCTCAGATCCAATTCCTAATAAACTTAAGATCGGGATTTTATCTAAATATTATCCAGATACAGTCCGGGTCATTGCAAAAGGCTCCAGAATACAATATTCAGGCAAAAATAGTTTAGAAAAAGATAAAACAGTTTTGGTCCGAGCAGAAGAAGATCAAATCAGAATTATAGACGGAGCCAAAAATTCAAGATCTGAACATATCTTATTTTCAGGTGGGGAATACGAACTCGAAGTTCCAAAAGACCAAAGCCCTAAAAAATACCGAGGAGATCTGGAAATCAGTTCTGCGAAAGGAAAACTAAAACTCATACTTACAGTTCCATTAGAAGAATATGTGCAGATCGGAATGGCCTCAGAATTCGGAGATTTATTTTATCCTAAAAATGAGAAGAACCTAAATCCAAACTGGAAGCAGGAATATTCAATCGTTGCATCTTCTATGATCCGCTCTTATGCATTAGCAAACCTAGGAAGACATTCCAAAGACGGGCATGATCTTTGCGATCTAACTCATTGTCTCCAGTTTTCAGGAAAATTAAAAAAGGAGAATATAAACTTCTCCCCATCTAAAAAAGTAATTTTGCAAGACAAAGGTGGAAAAGTGTTGGAAACATTTTTTCATTCTACCTGCGGAGGAAATTTATCCTCTCCTTCTGTTCTTTGGAAAAATTTCAAAAATCCACAATATTATAGATCTGGTTCCGATACACGAGGTGGAGATATTCAGTGTAAAAATTCTCCTTATTTCTCATGGGAAACTTTTATCTCGAAGGAAGAATTAGAATCTGCCTTAGAAACAAAACAAATCATTGAATTAGATCCCAAGTATTCCGAATCCAGAGTAATATCCTTAGAATATAAAGATAATTCTGGAAAAAAGAATATCCAAGCATCTGAATTCCTATCTAAAATCGGTAAAAAACTGGGCTGGAATAAAACCAAGAGTAACGATTTCAAAATCGAAACAAGCGCTCGAGGATTTTATTTTAAAGGAAAAGGATTCGGACATGGGATCGGCCTTTGCCAATATGGAGCAAGAGAAATGGCGTTTCAAGGAGCGAAATCGGAAGAGATACTTCGATTTTATTTTCCGGGCGCAGAATTGAGGCAAATCCCTTGA
- a CDS encoding penicillin-binding transpeptidase domain-containing protein, with translation MNSKVYYKIEILALVIFLYAAGASAAPKFSYSYLDEAVKEFESKNSTSSVVLMEIDSGKVDYIYRPEIAVSKKLPPGSLVKVFSALTLLKYKDRLAFSPEKKVTCKGRFYPKENSTPTKSDLNTLHLPKDENGKEYLRCALAKGHGEMDLRSALIQSCNVYFLTSVSSDPDLFYSKLYEDWSLGKSTRSRLDSYIEPSDTNFNSISRLRKVAASIGEGGLLLSPLKISQLYSSIWKEGPRLSPYWGASQEPIRSEENPYSGRDLRWVASVLSEVPKTGTLKDLYIPEKGNLEMLGGKTGTGTKFMHKYETHGWTVLSFRKDRKLYVLTVFVDNGSGGNQAKSLAAILLDKIDSKSKNSAIKSGK, from the coding sequence ATGAATTCCAAAGTATATTATAAAATAGAAATTTTAGCCTTAGTGATCTTTCTTTACGCGGCGGGGGCAAGTGCTGCTCCTAAATTTTCTTATTCTTATCTGGATGAGGCCGTAAAAGAATTTGAATCTAAAAATTCTACATCTTCCGTAGTGCTGATGGAAATTGATTCCGGAAAAGTGGATTACATCTACAGACCGGAGATTGCAGTTTCTAAAAAATTACCTCCAGGTTCCTTGGTAAAAGTATTCTCAGCTTTAACTTTATTGAAATATAAAGACAGACTTGCATTTTCTCCTGAAAAAAAAGTCACATGCAAAGGTAGATTTTATCCTAAGGAAAATTCAACTCCTACTAAATCGGATCTAAACACATTACATTTACCTAAAGATGAAAATGGAAAAGAGTATTTAAGATGTGCCTTGGCAAAAGGTCATGGAGAAATGGATCTCAGATCTGCATTAATTCAGTCTTGCAATGTATATTTTTTAACGAGTGTTTCTTCTGATCCAGATCTGTTTTATTCCAAGTTGTATGAAGATTGGAGTTTAGGAAAATCAACTCGGTCCAGATTGGATTCTTATATAGAACCTTCTGATACGAATTTTAACTCTATCAGCCGACTTCGTAAAGTAGCTGCTTCTATAGGAGAAGGCGGACTTCTTCTTAGTCCTTTAAAAATTTCACAATTGTATTCATCTATTTGGAAAGAAGGCCCAAGACTTTCTCCTTATTGGGGAGCAAGCCAGGAGCCTATCAGATCGGAAGAAAACCCATATTCTGGAAGAGATTTAAGATGGGTCGCTTCAGTTCTTTCTGAGGTTCCTAAAACCGGAACTTTAAAAGATCTGTATATTCCCGAGAAAGGAAATTTAGAGATGCTGGGCGGGAAAACTGGGACCGGCACTAAATTTATGCATAAATATGAAACCCATGGATGGACAGTATTATCTTTTCGTAAAGATCGAAAATTATACGTACTGACCGTTTTTGTGGACAATGGCTCCGGAGGGAACCAGGCCAAATCATTGGCTGCGATCCTTCTGGATAAGATCGATTCAAAAAGTAAAAATTCTGCAATAAAATCAGGTAAATAA
- a CDS encoding DUF2135 domain-containing protein: MFFSHPNISFGKSSRGFGIHFLASFAVIYSFSIMYLDAETVSIDSPHGGFTTERIQKISGTVIGINPEKVTVVINGIPQMVPLYAGKFSFSTVASPGDNLVEVRAGKAYDKVSFFAKVPSRDIKVILTWDTASYTDLWVIDPSGEKCYWAHTSTKSGGNLVYDDATFAPQTFTMSKALPGNYAVQAQYYAPFNSQVTRAKVYVVLYEGTPREKRKQYQFTMTRAQQVYHLGNFEIEPD; encoded by the coding sequence ATGTTTTTTTCTCATCCAAATATTTCTTTTGGAAAGTCGAGTAGGGGCTTTGGAATACATTTTCTGGCTTCTTTTGCAGTCATATATTCGTTTTCCATAATGTATTTGGATGCAGAAACTGTTTCTATAGATTCTCCTCATGGTGGTTTTACTACTGAGAGAATACAGAAAATTTCCGGAACTGTGATAGGAATTAATCCTGAAAAAGTCACTGTAGTTATTAATGGTATTCCTCAGATGGTGCCTTTGTATGCAGGTAAATTTTCATTTAGCACTGTAGCTTCTCCCGGAGACAATCTGGTAGAGGTTCGTGCGGGCAAGGCTTACGACAAGGTCAGCTTTTTTGCAAAGGTCCCTTCGCGAGATATCAAAGTAATTCTGACTTGGGATACTGCAAGTTATACAGATCTTTGGGTAATTGATCCTTCTGGAGAGAAATGTTACTGGGCTCATACTTCTACTAAGTCGGGAGGCAATCTTGTTTATGACGATGCCACTTTTGCTCCTCAGACTTTTACGATGTCCAAGGCCTTGCCAGGAAATTATGCGGTCCAAGCACAATACTATGCTCCATTTAATTCGCAAGTAACAAGAGCCAAAGTGTATGTAGTCCTATATGAAGGAACTCCAAGAGAAAAAAGAAAACAATACCAATTCACAATGACCAGGGCCCAGCAAGTATATCATCTGGGAAATTTTGAGATAGAGCCGGACTGA
- a CDS encoding YfaP family protein, with protein sequence MKSTLVNNSLLVAILLFGSATFAQTVTIDSPHGGFTTERIQTVSGSVSGNLEKATIVINGIPQMIRLQGGKFSLSTVVAPGTNLIEVKAGNASDRVSFFAAVPPRDIKVVLTWDTATDVDLWVLDPTGEKCFYANRSTKSGGNLDVDVVDGYGPETFTMSKALPGNYSIQVQYYGSYDKPVTRVNVYVVLNEGKPNERRKQFQFVMTRSQQVYHIANFEIDPES encoded by the coding sequence ATGAAATCAACATTGGTCAATAATTCACTCCTGGTTGCTATTTTACTTTTTGGATCTGCAACATTTGCGCAAACGGTGACTATAGATTCTCCTCATGGCGGTTTCACGACTGAAAGGATCCAAACTGTTTCAGGGTCTGTTAGTGGAAATCTGGAAAAGGCAACTATCGTAATTAACGGAATTCCCCAAATGATCCGTTTACAAGGTGGAAAATTTTCCTTAAGCACAGTAGTTGCTCCTGGAACAAATCTGATAGAAGTAAAAGCGGGTAACGCAAGTGATAGAGTTTCCTTCTTCGCTGCTGTTCCCCCACGAGATATCAAAGTGGTTCTAACCTGGGATACCGCGACAGATGTGGATCTTTGGGTCTTAGATCCTACCGGAGAAAAATGTTTTTACGCGAATCGCTCCACCAAGTCTGGAGGAAATCTCGATGTAGACGTAGTGGATGGATATGGTCCGGAAACTTTTACCATGTCCAAGGCGTTACCTGGAAATTATTCTATCCAAGTGCAGTATTACGGTTCTTATGATAAACCGGTTACCAGAGTAAATGTGTATGTTGTATTGAACGAAGGAAAACCGAACGAAAGAAGAAAACAATTTCAATTCGTAATGACTCGTTCCCAACAAGTATATCATATCGCAAACTTTGAGATAGATCCGGAATCCTGA
- a CDS encoding alpha-2-macroglobulin family protein, which yields MRTRVSDRKKIIFSFLAILISALGLFYVKPNLFGSAAFYLGTDRSFGSGENAYVNLEGNGTVNYEFRVYKIADPQAFLTKKVKERLVQENNDGAFGNPIALFTRTVDKFRNDFRKVARKEFNSKTRSELKKTLGIDYEKPNEEKTLAIPAILKDQELVATFSIPTVTSFWAYRRVPVPIRDNGVYLVEGVSGSQLAYTILIKSGLNFLVKQSDAETFVYVGRKDSGEPVADVDLTLFNLENGQAFQTGKTNSDGTYFYKGKSPVKGLVLAHKNGEYSVSDPEFYSSSFYGEGGPRAYMYTDRPVYRPGDTVYFKGIVRNFSQDDYRTISGAGVIAVASEQGETSIPSVPINISGDNGTFSGEFVVPESENTTLGNYSLILNFRDKTFQTEFAVEAYKKPTFLVSVSVPKSNYLQREEVNALVKARYYYGQPVAGQEVAYRVFRRPKFDYSPVGTINFDASSDYLEQSGQSDKQELVLDGKGKLDSKGQYSISFKPDKSDADSIYTVIASVQAEDMTLDGSASFSVNRSAFFVRISKDNSVYEPGKEAKLTVNLIAYDKTLSEVERQKMVGNRNVDLILYNRDIQFVKEANRSKISSLSVMTSASGVGTASFTIPKRGQFVLVAETKDPSGNLTKSETFFWASSVSDSIEIPFKDITLKPGKDIYSVGDTAEILVLSPVSNGHMILTLEGNRIFKKEVVKMKGNALKYAVPITAEMSPNFTLSAVQFSGNDVYKSQVRVVAPPEQKFLKVALEPGRKVYRPGDKAEIRLKTTGLGGAGVSAEVSLAIVDEAIYQIKEEKTPNIGTFFYHPRRNNVQTTLASAYKFFGYSENKRLKLALGKKGDSVYSAMKNEDQARDRFKDTSYWNAKVKTGPDGTATVSFNLPDNLTSWRVTAIAITPDTKVGRGQTSFITKKDLMILGGMPRFIIKGETQKVSATISNQSPTKLPIKVTVKAEGAKILGNSETTINLEPGQNQSLHFDVQTIADPKIKSAKISILAAGSGYQDLLKSEIPLKTWGLPKTISDSLGMEEGEHSGVLNLEAPKELGDPRLEIRLSPASLPALRQSLDYLADYPYGCVEQTMSRFYPLLSAQKAGFINERLRKELPKMIDVGLKRVSELQRTDGGFGWFEGGVESDVLMSAYVYRGLAVSQKNGAKVSAPVLNRARAYLYDVLGKGDLSPNAKAYIIFSLSEGGNLEDSIVDGLVKSSAKLNQYGQALLALTLANKGKKAEGSTWFKKGIESSGFGKKAFFKLTSYGKNPRWEEDRIETISALLSAGVRLGEDKVILANLASSLLSNRIELAWNNSRDTSAAVLALSEFLASVRESETPANVEIVLNGTSLKTVTLPPKSEQGELYKIPIPSELIRSGPNKVEVLKKDGPVLYATASLYYTDRSKKIQAYTNGIKVKRTYYKLKVDSNDITPVESKSFQPGDLVMVEVSVQKEGDVDSYYQVEDSLLPGFSFLQRDAEYYAGDLKMEYLSRQVYDDRAVFFVGGPTKEFKVRYFIRAEVGGKYKVIPARASLMYYSEVTGASSDDEINIGQ from the coding sequence ATGAGAACTCGTGTATCGGATCGTAAAAAGATAATATTCTCTTTTCTCGCAATTTTGATCTCTGCATTAGGATTATTTTATGTGAAACCGAATTTATTCGGTTCCGCAGCATTCTATCTCGGAACAGACAGAAGTTTCGGCTCAGGTGAGAACGCTTACGTGAACCTGGAAGGAAACGGAACTGTAAATTACGAATTTAGAGTATATAAGATCGCAGATCCTCAGGCCTTCTTAACCAAAAAAGTAAAAGAAAGATTGGTCCAAGAGAATAATGACGGAGCATTTGGAAATCCAATTGCATTATTTACAAGAACTGTTGATAAATTCAGGAACGATTTCCGTAAAGTTGCCAGAAAAGAATTCAATTCTAAGACAAGATCCGAGCTTAAAAAAACATTAGGAATTGATTATGAAAAACCTAATGAGGAAAAAACTCTCGCGATCCCTGCAATTTTAAAAGACCAAGAATTGGTCGCTACATTCTCCATTCCGACTGTTACTTCTTTCTGGGCCTATCGTAGGGTCCCTGTTCCGATCCGTGACAATGGTGTTTATCTGGTTGAGGGTGTTTCCGGATCTCAGTTAGCTTATACGATTCTGATCAAATCAGGTTTGAACTTTTTAGTAAAACAATCTGATGCAGAAACTTTTGTATACGTAGGCCGCAAAGATAGTGGAGAGCCAGTTGCAGATGTGGATCTCACTCTTTTTAATTTGGAGAATGGCCAAGCATTCCAAACAGGAAAAACAAATTCCGACGGAACTTATTTTTATAAAGGAAAAAGTCCCGTAAAAGGATTGGTTCTCGCTCATAAGAATGGAGAATATTCGGTTTCCGATCCTGAATTTTATTCCAGTTCCTTTTATGGAGAAGGTGGGCCGAGAGCCTATATGTATACAGACCGCCCTGTATATAGACCGGGAGATACCGTTTATTTTAAGGGAATTGTTAGAAACTTCTCCCAAGATGATTATAGAACCATTTCTGGTGCTGGTGTAATCGCGGTTGCAAGTGAACAGGGAGAAACTTCTATACCAAGTGTTCCTATTAATATTTCGGGAGACAATGGAACTTTTTCAGGAGAATTTGTAGTTCCTGAATCTGAAAATACAACTCTTGGAAATTATTCTCTTATATTAAATTTTCGTGATAAAACCTTCCAAACTGAGTTTGCCGTGGAGGCTTATAAAAAACCTACTTTCCTTGTTTCAGTGTCCGTTCCTAAATCCAATTATTTACAAAGAGAAGAAGTAAACGCTCTTGTAAAGGCTAGATATTATTACGGCCAACCAGTTGCAGGACAAGAGGTTGCTTATAGGGTATTTCGCAGACCTAAATTCGATTATTCTCCTGTGGGAACGATTAACTTTGATGCTTCTTCCGATTATTTGGAGCAGTCCGGTCAAAGTGATAAACAAGAGTTGGTCTTGGATGGAAAAGGAAAATTAGATTCCAAAGGGCAATATTCTATCAGCTTTAAGCCGGATAAATCAGATGCGGATTCTATTTATACAGTAATTGCTTCTGTTCAGGCTGAGGATATGACCTTAGATGGATCCGCTTCCTTCTCCGTAAATCGAAGTGCATTCTTTGTGAGGATCTCTAAAGATAATTCAGTTTATGAGCCAGGTAAGGAAGCAAAGTTAACAGTAAATTTGATCGCTTATGACAAAACTTTGAGCGAAGTCGAACGCCAGAAAATGGTGGGAAATAGAAATGTAGATCTTATTCTTTATAATAGAGATATTCAATTTGTAAAAGAGGCAAATCGTTCTAAAATTTCTTCTTTGTCTGTGATGACTTCCGCTTCTGGAGTTGGGACTGCTTCTTTCACAATTCCTAAAAGAGGACAATTTGTTTTGGTCGCTGAGACAAAAGATCCGAGTGGAAATCTTACAAAGTCAGAAACATTTTTCTGGGCTTCTTCAGTTTCCGATTCTATCGAAATTCCTTTCAAAGATATTACTCTAAAACCAGGTAAAGATATTTATTCTGTAGGAGACACTGCTGAGATCCTTGTTTTAAGTCCTGTTTCCAACGGACATATGATCTTAACATTAGAAGGAAATCGTATCTTTAAAAAAGAAGTCGTAAAGATGAAAGGAAATGCTTTGAAATATGCAGTTCCGATCACAGCGGAGATGAGTCCAAACTTCACGTTATCTGCTGTTCAGTTCTCTGGAAATGATGTTTATAAAAGCCAAGTAAGAGTGGTCGCTCCTCCTGAGCAGAAGTTCTTGAAAGTGGCTCTGGAACCAGGACGCAAAGTATATCGTCCAGGTGATAAGGCAGAGATTCGTTTGAAAACTACTGGCCTGGGTGGCGCTGGAGTTTCTGCAGAAGTTTCTCTCGCGATTGTAGATGAAGCAATTTATCAAATTAAAGAGGAGAAAACCCCTAATATAGGAACATTCTTCTATCATCCAAGAAGGAATAACGTGCAGACCACTTTGGCTTCTGCCTATAAATTCTTTGGTTATTCAGAGAACAAAAGATTAAAACTGGCTTTGGGTAAAAAGGGAGATTCTGTTTATTCTGCAATGAAAAACGAGGACCAGGCTCGGGATCGTTTTAAAGATACAAGTTATTGGAATGCAAAAGTAAAAACAGGGCCTGATGGAACTGCAACAGTTAGTTTTAATCTTCCGGATAATTTAACTTCTTGGAGAGTGACTGCGATTGCAATCACTCCTGATACAAAAGTAGGAAGAGGACAAACTAGTTTTATTACTAAAAAGGATCTAATGATCTTAGGCGGAATGCCAAGATTTATCATCAAAGGGGAGACCCAAAAAGTTTCCGCTACGATTTCCAATCAATCTCCAACCAAACTTCCTATCAAAGTTACAGTAAAAGCAGAAGGCGCAAAAATTTTAGGTAACTCTGAGACTACGATCAATTTGGAACCTGGCCAAAACCAATCTTTACATTTTGATGTTCAGACTATTGCAGATCCTAAGATCAAATCCGCAAAGATCAGTATTCTTGCCGCGGGTTCCGGCTACCAAGATTTACTTAAATCAGAAATTCCACTCAAGACTTGGGGATTGCCTAAAACCATTTCGGATAGTTTAGGAATGGAAGAAGGAGAACATTCCGGAGTTCTAAACTTAGAAGCACCTAAAGAATTGGGAGATCCTCGTTTGGAAATTCGATTGAGCCCTGCTTCTTTACCTGCCTTAAGACAATCTTTGGATTATCTTGCCGATTATCCTTATGGTTGTGTGGAACAAACTATGAGTAGATTTTATCCTCTTCTATCCGCTCAAAAAGCAGGGTTCATCAATGAAAGACTTAGGAAGGAACTTCCTAAGATGATAGATGTAGGATTGAAAAGAGTGTCGGAACTCCAACGAACTGATGGTGGATTCGGTTGGTTCGAAGGAGGAGTGGAAAGTGATGTTCTGATGTCCGCTTATGTTTATAGAGGATTAGCAGTTAGTCAGAAAAATGGAGCCAAGGTTTCGGCTCCAGTATTGAATCGAGCCAGGGCGTATTTGTATGATGTCTTAGGCAAAGGAGATCTTTCTCCGAATGCAAAAGCATATATCATATTCTCCTTAAGTGAAGGCGGAAATTTAGAAGACTCAATTGTAGATGGTCTAGTAAAATCTTCTGCCAAATTGAATCAATATGGGCAGGCGTTGCTTGCATTAACATTAGCTAATAAAGGTAAAAAGGCAGAAGGTTCTACTTGGTTTAAAAAAGGTATAGAATCCAGTGGATTTGGAAAGAAGGCCTTCTTCAAACTTACTTCTTATGGTAAAAATCCTCGTTGGGAAGAAGACAGGATCGAAACTATTTCTGCACTATTGAGTGCAGGAGTTCGATTGGGAGAAGATAAGGTCATTCTTGCAAATCTTGCCTCTTCTCTTTTATCCAATCGTATTGAGTTAGCTTGGAATAACTCAAGAGATACCTCTGCTGCTGTATTAGCGTTATCTGAGTTTTTAGCTTCTGTTCGCGAATCTGAAACACCTGCTAATGTGGAGATTGTACTAAACGGAACCAGTTTAAAAACAGTAACTCTTCCTCCTAAGTCAGAACAGGGAGAATTGTATAAGATCCCGATCCCTTCCGAGCTGATACGTTCGGGACCAAACAAAGTAGAAGTTTTGAAGAAGGACGGGCCTGTACTTTATGCAACTGCTTCTTTGTATTACACGGATAGAAGCAAAAAAATACAAGCTTACACTAATGGTATCAAAGTAAAACGAACCTATTATAAATTAAAAGTGGATTCGAATGATATCACTCCTGTGGAATCCAAATCTTTCCAACCAGGCGATCTTGTTATGGTCGAAGTTTCAGTTCAGAAAGAAGGCGATGTAGATTCTTATTACCAAGTAGAAGATTCTCTGCTACCTGGATTCTCTTTCCTACAAAGAGATGCAGAGTATTATGCAGGGGATCTAAAGATGGAATATCTAAGTCGTCAGGTTTACGACGATCGAGCTGTTTTCTTTGTAGGAGGTCCTACAAAAGAATTTAAGGTCAGATATTTTATCAGAGCAGAAGTGGGTGGAAAGTATAAGGTAATTCCAGCCAGAGCTTCTTTAATGTATTATTCAGAAGTAACAGGAGCGAGTTCAGACGATGAAATCAACATTGGTCAATAA